In Bdellovibrionota bacterium, a genomic segment contains:
- a CDS encoding replication-relaxation family protein, with translation MSAIESKTEERKMRLNESEKDYDLLRVLSEYPTLNTSLLGEILGRNLISLRARLRRLKAEHWVASGVQPWGDRKPAGFPDDRVWRLGLAGIRKAKELDYLPPEIRYRPEWSPKNSEHDLGIARFHYALSKLGILSFWKQWPAEVFDNFQNSGKTFYVKPDGFFGIQDKSEPTATRYFLEWERSNPRDKGDVSSLVRKIAGYSAYLDKGYWERWGQGKTRILFVMRSERRCEGFLQLVREISPKKKFFLAATIDDLLSRPGEEIVFDGSASKISLQD, from the coding sequence ATGAGTGCGATCGAATCCAAAACCGAAGAACGCAAAATGCGGCTTAATGAATCCGAGAAGGACTACGACCTTCTCCGGGTGCTATCGGAATATCCGACCCTGAACACGTCCTTGCTCGGGGAGATACTGGGCCGGAATCTGATATCTCTCCGGGCTCGTCTCCGCAGGCTCAAGGCTGAGCACTGGGTAGCATCCGGCGTCCAGCCGTGGGGTGATCGGAAGCCCGCAGGGTTCCCGGACGACCGGGTGTGGCGTTTGGGCCTTGCCGGTATCCGCAAGGCAAAAGAGTTGGATTACCTTCCCCCGGAGATCCGCTACCGCCCGGAATGGTCGCCCAAGAACTCGGAACACGATCTTGGTATTGCTCGGTTCCACTACGCTCTATCGAAGCTCGGTATCCTCTCCTTTTGGAAACAATGGCCCGCCGAAGTGTTCGACAACTTTCAGAACTCGGGGAAGACCTTCTATGTTAAACCGGATGGATTTTTCGGCATCCAGGACAAGTCCGAACCGACTGCCACTCGGTATTTCCTCGAATGGGAACGGAGCAATCCCCGAGACAAGGGAGATGTCTCTTCACTGGTGCGGAAGATAGCTGGTTATTCAGCATACCTGGACAAGGGGTACTGGGAACGCTGGGGTCAGGGCAAGACCCGTATCCTTTTCGTCATGCGTTCCGAGCGGAGGTGTGAGGGTTTCCTTCAGCTCGTCCGAGAAATATCTCCGAAGAAAAAGTTTTTCCTCGCGGCAACGATTGACGATTTGCTTTCCCGGCCTGGAGAAGAAATCGTGTTCGACGGGTCGGCTTCCAAGATTTCGCTACAAGACTAG
- a CDS encoding Abi-alpha family protein, producing MLESAMLSNDDEKLIEMGLEAALKPVYDRLEDIAGPSSKTIGRMINAMLCTQMRSVVKVYGRATEMLNKAGIPLGPVPLKLLKPILDGAAVEEDEKMQDLWAALLANASAQTDEREVSPAFISVLGQLSPLDAHVFRTLEGRTDTTRYVGRTSELRFHFRGYTATQVSASLENLLHNSLLESEAIVISERSTATDRRRTDATDHDFRVTPFGIRFFQACEPPKAKT from the coding sequence GTGCTAGAATCGGCCATGCTCTCCAACGACGACGAGAAGCTGATTGAAATGGGCCTTGAGGCGGCGCTGAAGCCCGTCTACGACCGGCTCGAAGACATCGCAGGGCCTTCAAGTAAAACGATTGGGCGAATGATCAACGCGATGCTCTGCACTCAGATGAGGAGCGTGGTGAAGGTGTACGGGCGTGCGACGGAGATGCTGAACAAGGCCGGTATTCCTCTTGGCCCCGTTCCCTTGAAACTCCTCAAGCCGATTCTCGATGGTGCGGCGGTTGAGGAAGACGAAAAGATGCAGGATTTGTGGGCGGCGTTGCTTGCGAATGCCTCAGCGCAAACGGACGAACGAGAAGTATCTCCGGCGTTTATTAGTGTTCTCGGGCAGCTCTCACCTCTGGACGCTCACGTGTTCCGAACATTGGAGGGACGGACAGATACCACTAGGTACGTAGGTCGAACAAGCGAACTTCGGTTCCACTTTCGCGGGTACACAGCAACGCAAGTATCCGCCTCTCTGGAGAACTTACTCCATAATTCGTTACTTGAATCGGAGGCTATAGTAATCTCTGAAAGATCCACAGCGACGGACCGGCGGAGGACGGATGCGACCGACCATGATTTCCGCGTAACACCTTTCGGCATTCGGTTTTTCCAGGCTTGCGAACCTCCTAAAGCAAAGACCTAA